The Niallia alba genome includes a window with the following:
- the sirA gene encoding sporulation inhibitor of replication protein SirA, with protein sequence MDRLVKSSMRRYQLYLIKEKIAIHYNGRERLFYNLFSDHTKTDDGQPLKEILQKQVDFITLPISKWMIENQLYAALQRNKSFQYKDGVFYIENGNLSSASLMMKDDYLYIEADGYYDAESIFFEIIRKHEPSFLAIDIENDRFGWLKPIKERNFV encoded by the coding sequence GTGGACAGGTTGGTGAAGAGCAGTATGAGAAGATATCAATTGTATTTAATTAAAGAAAAAATCGCCATTCATTATAACGGTAGAGAACGCTTGTTTTACAATTTATTTTCGGACCATACTAAAACAGACGATGGACAACCATTAAAGGAAATTCTTCAAAAACAGGTTGATTTTATTACACTGCCTATTTCCAAATGGATGATCGAGAATCAATTATATGCCGCTTTGCAGAGAAATAAGAGCTTCCAATATAAAGATGGTGTGTTTTATATTGAAAATGGAAATTTAAGCAGCGCATCATTAATGATGAAGGACGATTATTTATATATAGAAGCAGATGGTTATTATGACGCGGAATCCATTTTCTTTGAAATTATTCGAAAGCACGAGCCTTCCTTTTTAGCAATAGATATAGAAAATGATCGATTTGGCTGGTTAAAACCGATAAAAGAAAGAAATTTTGTGTAA
- a CDS encoding YneB family resolvase-like protein yields the protein MKIEKNAIIYCRVSTDKEEQTTSLARQEEELLELASKMDFQVKQIISERASGYDLDREGLLELLTLIKEEEISSILIQDETRLGRGNARIAILHCILKENIKVYSISSSGELTLSEADEMVLKIVSIVEEYQRKIHNLKIKRGMKRAVENGYRPDKNLKNLGDHSGRQKLEVPIEEVVKLKQNGLTFAEITSTLKGLGYAFSKATIHRRYQEYMEQLNET from the coding sequence ATGAAGATTGAAAAGAATGCAATAATTTATTGTCGTGTAAGTACAGATAAAGAAGAACAGACTACATCCTTAGCAAGACAGGAAGAGGAATTATTAGAATTGGCAAGTAAAATGGACTTTCAAGTAAAACAAATAATCTCGGAAAGAGCAAGTGGCTACGATTTAGATAGAGAAGGACTGCTCGAGCTATTAACGCTGATAAAAGAGGAAGAAATATCGTCGATCTTAATACAAGATGAAACGAGATTGGGAAGAGGAAATGCTAGAATTGCCATATTACATTGCATTTTAAAGGAAAATATAAAGGTTTATAGCATATCGTCATCTGGAGAGCTTACTCTTTCAGAGGCAGATGAAATGGTATTGAAAATTGTCAGCATAGTAGAAGAATATCAGCGGAAGATACATAATTTAAAGATAAAAAGAGGAATGAAACGAGCAGTAGAGAATGGTTATCGTCCTGATAAAAATTTAAAAAACTTAGGAGATCATTCTGGAAGACAGAAGCTGGAAGTTCCAATTGAAGAAGTAGTAAAATTAAAGCAAAATGGGTTAACCTTTGCAGAAATAACGTCTACTTTAAAGGGACTAGGCTATGCTTTTTCAAAAGCTACTATTCATCGAAGATACCAAGAATATATGGAACAATTAAACGAAACTTAA
- a CDS encoding DUF896 domain-containing protein: MFPKNKLNRINELAKKKKEIGLTPEEAKEQTKLRAEYLKNFRSTMVNTIENVKIIDPEGNDVTPQKVKDIQNKKKMH; the protein is encoded by the coding sequence ATGTTCCCTAAAAATAAACTTAATCGTATAAATGAACTTGCAAAAAAGAAAAAGGAAATTGGTTTAACACCAGAAGAAGCAAAAGAACAAACGAAATTACGCGCTGAATATTTAAAAAATTTCCGTTCTACGATGGTAAATACAATCGAAAATGTAAAGATTATTGATCCAGAAGGAAACGATGTTACCCCGCAAAAAGTTAAAGATATTCAAAACAAAAAGAAGATGCATTAA
- a CDS encoding YneF family protein: protein MPWYAWLSIVVALIAGIVIGFFIARKYMMNYLKKNPPINEQMLKMMMMQMGMKPSQKKINQMMTAMNKQQGK from the coding sequence ATGCCTTGGTACGCTTGGTTGAGTATTGTCGTAGCATTGATCGCCGGTATTGTTATCGGATTTTTTATTGCGCGTAAATACATGATGAACTACTTAAAGAAAAACCCACCAATTAACGAGCAAATGTTAAAAATGATGATGATGCAAATGGGAATGAAACCTTCTCAAAAGAAAATCAATCAAATGATGACAGCGATGAACAAACAACAAGGAAAATAA
- the yneA gene encoding cell division suppressor protein YneA, producing MAKLWEKYSYTIILLICGLAACIMIVVNTGESDSSDYMSVTVKNGETVWELSNEYAGSYNMTKKQFIKWVEENNNISASNITVGKELLIPVREEDHQLMLASE from the coding sequence ATGGCAAAACTGTGGGAAAAATATTCATATACTATTATTCTTTTAATTTGTGGGTTAGCAGCGTGTATAATGATTGTAGTTAATACTGGAGAATCAGATTCAAGCGATTATATGTCGGTTACGGTGAAGAATGGAGAAACGGTATGGGAACTATCAAATGAATATGCAGGTTCCTATAATATGACGAAAAAGCAATTTATCAAATGGGTAGAAGAAAATAATAATATTTCTGCTAGTAATATTACAGTTGGAAAAGAATTGCTTATCCCAGTGCGTGAAGAGGATCATCAACTAATGTTAGCTTCTGAATAA
- a CDS encoding ABC transporter transmembrane domain-containing protein: MKVFLNLKWYFMQEKKAYLGGISLLILVAVLQLIPPRIVGIVVDHIQGRTLNWSNLLQWLGVLVASALAMYVLRYYWRVMIFGSAVKLGKLMRNQLYSHFTKMSQSFYQRNRTGDLMAHATNDIQAIQQTAGQGVLTLVDSLATGGFVIIAMATTISWKLTLICLLPMPLMAILTSYYGSLIHKYFHQAQAAFSSLNDKTQESISGIKVLKTFGQEKEDVEDFRKSSLDVVDKNIKVARVDALYDPTISIIVSISFFLAIVFGSRYVINGELSLGQLVSFTTYLGLLIWPMLAFGWLFNIMERGRASYDRVTALLETKVDIINQASAIKTPPAGDIVYDLKSFSYNNKVDVLKSIHFCLKRGQTLGIVGKTGAGKTTLLKLLFREYDHYNGKIMINGTEIKEIDLDALRVSIGYVPQEHFLFSASVRENIAFTNPNVSEEEIHQAAVLANIHEDILGFTDGYDTVVGERGVSLSGGQKQRISIARALLMNPEILILDDSLSAVDAKTEESILEALRANREGKTTIITSHRLSAIEHADLIIVLDEGQIIQSGDHQKLVKETGWYKEMYHRQALEVMVSMGDTNG, translated from the coding sequence TTGAAGGTTTTTTTAAATTTAAAATGGTATTTTATGCAGGAGAAGAAAGCATATCTAGGAGGAATTTCCCTATTGATTTTAGTTGCTGTACTGCAGCTAATTCCCCCAAGAATTGTTGGTATTGTTGTTGATCATATTCAGGGAAGAACACTGAATTGGTCCAATTTATTACAGTGGTTAGGAGTTTTAGTTGCTTCCGCATTAGCAATGTATGTGCTTCGCTATTATTGGCGGGTAATGATATTCGGCTCTGCTGTAAAGCTAGGGAAATTAATGAGAAATCAACTATATAGTCACTTTACGAAGATGTCTCAGTCCTTTTATCAACGAAATCGAACAGGAGACTTAATGGCCCATGCAACAAATGATATTCAGGCGATTCAACAAACGGCAGGACAGGGAGTTCTTACTTTAGTAGATTCATTAGCAACTGGCGGATTTGTTATTATTGCAATGGCAACTACAATTAGCTGGAAGCTTACGCTTATTTGTTTATTACCAATGCCGTTAATGGCTATCTTAACTAGTTATTATGGTTCTTTAATACATAAATATTTTCATCAAGCGCAGGCTGCTTTTTCTTCCTTGAATGATAAGACACAGGAAAGTATTTCTGGCATAAAGGTATTAAAAACTTTCGGTCAAGAAAAAGAAGATGTAGAAGACTTTCGTAAATCTTCTCTTGATGTAGTGGATAAAAATATTAAAGTAGCTCGTGTGGATGCACTTTATGATCCTACAATCTCCATTATTGTCAGTATTTCTTTCTTTTTAGCAATCGTTTTTGGTTCACGTTACGTTATTAATGGAGAGCTTAGTTTGGGGCAACTCGTTTCTTTTACCACTTATCTTGGTCTGCTTATCTGGCCGATGCTGGCATTTGGATGGCTCTTTAATATTATGGAGAGAGGGAGAGCTTCGTATGATCGTGTCACGGCTTTGCTAGAAACAAAGGTTGATATTATCAATCAGGCAAGTGCTATCAAAACGCCTCCAGCAGGGGATATTGTCTATGATTTGAAATCTTTCTCCTATAACAATAAAGTAGATGTTCTAAAAAGTATTCACTTTTGTTTGAAACGAGGGCAAACACTTGGGATCGTTGGGAAAACAGGAGCAGGGAAAACAACGCTCTTAAAATTGTTATTTAGAGAATACGATCATTATAATGGAAAGATTATGATTAATGGAACGGAAATAAAAGAAATAGACTTGGATGCATTAAGAGTTTCGATTGGGTATGTGCCACAGGAACATTTTCTTTTTTCCGCTAGTGTTAGAGAAAATATTGCTTTCACTAATCCAAATGTTTCAGAGGAAGAAATCCATCAAGCGGCAGTCTTGGCAAATATTCATGAGGATATCCTCGGGTTTACTGATGGATATGATACGGTAGTAGGTGAAAGAGGAGTTTCGCTATCTGGCGGTCAGAAGCAGCGTATTTCAATTGCACGTGCACTCCTTATGAATCCAGAAATACTAATATTAGATGACTCTTTATCAGCAGTTGATGCAAAAACAGAAGAAAGCATTCTGGAAGCTTTAAGAGCAAATAGAGAAGGGAAAACAACTATTATCACATCGCATCGATTAAGTGCTATTGAACATGCAGACCTTATCATTGTATTAGATGAAGGGCAAATTATTCAAAGTGGGGACCATCAAAAGCTGGTAAAGGAAACTGGATGGTATAAAGAAATGTACCACCGCCAAGCTTTAGAAGTAATGGTCAGCATGGGGGATACAAATGGATAA
- a CDS encoding ABC transporter ATP-binding protein: MDKTIKLTSEQQRKVLFRLLGYIKPHKKAVMIAFGLLLLSTLGELAGPYLIKIFIDDYLTPRNLEVQPLMVLGITYILIQIMNVVIMYFQLFKFQEIALYIIQQLRVDVFTKIHTLGLRYFDKIPAGSIVSRVTNDTEAIKDMFVSVLATFIQSGFMIFGIIIAMFVLNVKLGAICLILLPILGFIIYTYRKYSANFYQDIRERLSQLNAKLSESLQGMNIIQVFRQEKRLKTEFDDINTKHYNAGMRNIKLEGLLLRPAIDLVYVLGLIFVLSYFGISSFANPIEIGVLYAFVSYLDRFFEPVNNMMMRLSLYQQAIVSAFRVFTVLDEEDVEPSLALNRENKIKNGVIEFKNVTFSYDGKQDVLKNISFTAREGETVALVGHTGSGKSSIVNLLMRFYDFGKGDILIDGKSLKSFNKSELRERMGLVLQDPFLFYGTVKDNIRLYNMETTDEEVIEAAKFVQANQFIEKLEDQYNHKVVERGSAFSSGQRQLIAFARTILTNPKVLILDEATANIDTETEEAIQFALSKMRKGRTTIAIAHRLSTIQDADLILVLHKGNIVERGNHQQLLQQRGLYYKMYLLQNGAADSIEETVEHKVELT, from the coding sequence ATGGATAAGACAATTAAACTGACGAGTGAACAGCAAAGAAAAGTATTATTTCGCTTATTGGGTTATATTAAACCACATAAAAAAGCGGTAATGATCGCTTTTGGTCTGTTATTATTATCGACATTAGGAGAATTGGCAGGACCATATTTAATTAAAATCTTTATTGATGATTATTTAACACCAAGAAATTTAGAAGTACAGCCATTAATGGTATTAGGAATAACCTATATTCTAATTCAGATAATGAATGTTGTAATCATGTATTTTCAATTATTTAAGTTTCAAGAAATTGCTTTATATATTATTCAACAGCTTCGAGTCGATGTGTTTACCAAGATTCATACACTTGGACTCCGCTATTTTGACAAAATACCGGCAGGAAGTATCGTCTCCAGAGTAACAAATGATACAGAAGCGATTAAAGATATGTTTGTCAGTGTCCTGGCAACATTTATCCAAAGTGGATTCATGATTTTTGGAATTATTATCGCTATGTTTGTTTTAAATGTTAAGCTAGGTGCTATCTGTTTAATTTTACTTCCAATTCTTGGATTTATCATCTATACGTATCGAAAATACAGTGCGAACTTCTATCAAGATATAAGAGAACGATTAAGCCAATTGAATGCAAAGCTTAGTGAATCTTTACAAGGGATGAACATAATCCAAGTCTTTAGACAAGAAAAGCGATTAAAAACTGAATTTGATGATATCAATACAAAGCACTATAATGCGGGAATGCGTAATATAAAGCTTGAAGGGCTATTGCTTAGACCAGCTATCGATCTTGTTTACGTTCTTGGGCTTATTTTTGTTTTAAGTTATTTTGGTATATCTTCGTTTGCGAATCCTATTGAAATTGGTGTGTTATATGCATTTGTAAGTTATTTGGACCGTTTTTTTGAACCTGTCAATAATATGATGATGCGTTTATCCCTTTATCAGCAAGCTATCGTATCTGCGTTTCGCGTATTTACTGTTTTAGATGAAGAGGACGTAGAACCAAGCCTTGCTCTTAATAGGGAAAATAAAATCAAAAATGGTGTTATTGAATTTAAAAATGTTACTTTTTCATATGATGGTAAACAAGATGTTCTGAAAAACATTTCCTTTACTGCTAGAGAAGGGGAAACGGTTGCTTTAGTAGGGCATACAGGAAGTGGTAAAAGTTCGATTGTAAATTTACTTATGAGGTTTTATGATTTTGGAAAAGGTGACATTCTTATTGATGGAAAATCATTAAAGTCTTTTAACAAGTCTGAATTACGGGAAAGAATGGGCTTGGTTCTTCAAGATCCATTTCTATTCTACGGGACAGTAAAAGATAATATCCGTCTATATAATATGGAAACAACTGATGAAGAGGTAATCGAAGCAGCTAAATTTGTGCAAGCAAATCAATTCATTGAAAAACTAGAAGATCAATATAACCATAAAGTGGTGGAAAGAGGTTCTGCTTTTTCAAGTGGTCAGCGTCAGCTCATCGCATTTGCCAGAACAATATTAACGAATCCGAAAGTCTTAATTTTGGATGAAGCGACAGCGAATATTGATACAGAAACAGAAGAAGCTATTCAATTCGCTCTATCGAAAATGCGCAAAGGCAGAACAACGATAGCGATTGCCCATCGTCTTTCTACTATTCAAGATGCAGACTTAATTCTTGTTCTTCATAAAGGGAATATTGTGGAAAGAGGGAATCATCAACAGTTGCTTCAACAAAGAGGATTATATTATAAAATGTATCTTCTGCAAAATGGTGCAGCAGATTCTATTGAAGAAACAGTGGAGCATAAAGTAGAACTCACTTAA
- a CDS encoding ISLre2 family transposase, translated as MNQCNIKMPSLKELEKTLFRTLQMTFQEILIQTLENWDQEIAKQRDKRRFALRDKREIRLDTAFGAVELKRNYYFDRVTKKYICLLDHYLQFQGNKGFSPLLEEWGLELATNGSSYRKAVETFEQFLGYSAMSHEALRQHLLQTSVLPAKEKRPFQKVLFVEVDGLYVKSQEKKKRGWELKFAAVHEGWKENGKRIRLRNKRHFLYEGKEPFWEAFETFLQNHYAYDPTQTLLIINGDGAGWITACREYFRERAFFTMDRFHVARSMKQLMKSHPRYRYMKRALRNYQVETLLLELNSAVGTMDTPEKEEKLEHFLAFLTHHQETIKDYRSWLQEKGVDTTAYRPMGSAEAMMNQLAKRLKNGRAWSKKGVMSMARLWIGLKDDLSIQTIYGKWEKATEKSKKEHRAKRKIPTKLVTETVRQNMPYLNQAIGKPVHFALQGLKGF; from the coding sequence ATGAATCAATGTAACATAAAAATGCCATCATTAAAAGAATTGGAAAAAACTTTATTTCGAACACTACAAATGACGTTTCAAGAAATCCTTATTCAAACGTTAGAAAATTGGGATCAAGAGATTGCCAAGCAACGAGACAAAAGAAGATTTGCTTTACGTGATAAACGAGAAATACGATTAGATACAGCGTTTGGAGCTGTGGAGCTGAAGCGTAATTATTATTTTGATCGTGTGACTAAAAAATATATTTGTCTATTAGATCACTATTTACAGTTTCAGGGGAATAAGGGATTTAGTCCGCTACTAGAAGAATGGGGGTTAGAACTAGCGACGAATGGCTCCTCCTATCGAAAGGCGGTGGAAACGTTCGAACAATTTTTAGGCTATTCGGCGATGAGCCACGAAGCATTACGGCAACATCTTCTTCAAACAAGCGTACTTCCCGCTAAGGAAAAACGCCCTTTTCAAAAGGTATTGTTTGTCGAAGTAGATGGATTATATGTGAAGAGTCAAGAAAAGAAAAAGCGTGGATGGGAGTTGAAATTCGCCGCTGTACACGAGGGATGGAAAGAAAACGGAAAGCGAATCAGGCTCCGAAATAAAAGGCATTTTCTTTATGAAGGAAAAGAACCCTTTTGGGAAGCCTTTGAAACGTTCTTACAGAATCATTATGCGTATGATCCTACCCAAACCTTGCTTATTATTAATGGTGATGGAGCAGGCTGGATAACGGCATGTCGGGAGTATTTTCGGGAACGCGCCTTTTTCACCATGGATCGTTTTCATGTCGCTCGTTCGATGAAGCAACTAATGAAGAGCCATCCTCGATACCGCTACATGAAAAGAGCGTTAAGAAACTACCAGGTAGAAACATTACTTCTAGAGTTGAATAGCGCAGTAGGAACAATGGATACACCAGAAAAAGAAGAAAAACTAGAGCATTTCCTTGCCTTTTTAACGCATCATCAGGAAACCATAAAAGATTACCGTAGTTGGTTACAGGAAAAAGGTGTGGACACGACAGCGTATCGTCCAATGGGAAGTGCAGAGGCGATGATGAATCAATTAGCCAAACGATTAAAGAATGGAAGAGCATGGAGCAAAAAAGGAGTCATGAGCATGGCGCGCTTGTGGATTGGATTGAAGGATGACCTATCCATCCAAACGATATATGGGAAATGGGAAAAAGCCACGGAAAAATCAAAGAAAGAGCATCGAGCGAAAAGAAAAATACCCACAAAATTAGTAACAGAAACCGTGCGTCAGAACATGCCATACTTAAATCAAGCGATTGGAAAACCCGTTCACTTTGCCTTACAGGGATTAAAAGGTTTTTAA
- a CDS encoding ISLre2 family transposase — MKKDTIQLPTLKELEKDLFVMLQKTFGEVLTKQLEEMDQQIAENRDKKRFYLQDKRAVEMDTSFGSIIINRNYYRDREKGGYVYLLDHYLEFEGSKGFSPLVETMAMEMAVQGTSYRHASSMIEKLLGYKVISHETIRQHLLQTEVTFVKPTDQLRKVLFVEVDGLYVKRQRGKRRGREEKIASVHEGWIVNGKRTSLIAKRHYVHKGKEAFWEGFEQFLIDNYNYNPSEHHLVINGDGAQWITACQDHYKNAFFVIDRFHVAREVKTLFKGHKRYRVIRKKLAQYDAKGFLVELNSAVGTLENEKKEERLEEFIQQLSKYPQALGDYREWLKEKDIDTSHYRPMGSAEGTMSVFAKRLKNGRSWCDKGIQAFIDFMVGMKDELEIKTILGRINPNDQTASVSQPKYYVEKLKSSVGELTRNNLSYLNRQKGKPIYHALQALRGF, encoded by the coding sequence ATGAAAAAAGATACCATACAATTACCCACATTAAAAGAACTGGAAAAAGATTTATTTGTTATGCTTCAAAAGACATTTGGTGAAGTTCTCACGAAGCAACTCGAAGAAATGGATCAACAGATTGCAGAAAATAGAGATAAAAAGAGATTTTACCTTCAGGATAAGCGAGCCGTAGAGATGGATACTTCATTCGGTTCTATTATCATCAATCGGAATTACTATAGGGACAGGGAAAAGGGTGGATACGTTTATCTCCTTGATCACTATTTAGAGTTTGAGGGGTCAAAAGGTTTCAGTCCCCTAGTTGAAACGATGGCAATGGAAATGGCAGTTCAAGGTACATCCTATCGTCATGCTTCCTCCATGATTGAGAAACTTCTAGGTTACAAAGTAATCAGCCATGAGACTATTCGTCAACACCTTCTACAAACAGAAGTTACTTTCGTCAAGCCGACCGACCAATTGAGGAAAGTGCTCTTTGTAGAAGTAGACGGACTATATGTGAAAAGGCAACGTGGAAAACGACGTGGGCGGGAAGAAAAGATTGCTTCCGTACATGAGGGCTGGATAGTCAACGGGAAACGAACATCCTTAATCGCAAAACGTCACTATGTCCACAAAGGTAAAGAAGCGTTCTGGGAAGGATTTGAGCAGTTCTTAATAGATAATTACAACTACAATCCGAGTGAACATCACCTCGTAATTAATGGGGATGGAGCCCAGTGGATTACGGCTTGTCAGGATCACTATAAGAATGCATTCTTTGTCATCGACCGATTCCATGTAGCTCGTGAGGTTAAAACGCTTTTCAAAGGCCATAAGAGATATAGAGTCATTCGTAAGAAACTGGCTCAATATGATGCGAAAGGATTCCTAGTGGAACTTAATAGTGCAGTTGGTACTCTTGAAAACGAAAAGAAAGAAGAACGGTTAGAAGAGTTCATACAACAGCTGTCAAAATATCCTCAGGCCCTTGGAGATTATCGCGAATGGTTGAAGGAAAAAGACATAGACACAAGCCACTATCGTCCAATGGGAAGTGCGGAAGGAACGATGAGTGTATTCGCTAAACGGCTTAAAAACGGCCGCAGCTGGTGCGATAAAGGAATACAAGCATTTATTGACTTTATGGTTGGTATGAAGGATGAATTAGAAATCAAGACGATTTTAGGACGAATTAACCCTAACGATCAAACCGCTTCTGTTTCTCAGCCAAAATATTATGTGGAAAAGTTAAAGAGTTCAGTCGGAGAGCTAACAAGAAATAATTTATCATATTTAAATCGGCAAAAAGGAAAGCCGATATACCATGCTTTACAAGCCTTACGAGGTTTTTAA
- the tkt gene encoding transketolase, producing the protein MNTKLDHLSIASIRTLSIDTIEKAKSGHPGMPMGAAPMAYTLWTSYMNHNPKNPDWFNRDRFVLSAGHGSALLYSLLHLSGYDLSLDDLKQFRQWGSKTPGHPEYGHTVGVDATTGPLGQGIAMAVGMALAEKHLAGVYNKNNYPIVDHFTYSICGDGDLMEGVSAEAASLAGHLQLGKLVVMYDSNDISLDGDLDKSFSESVEQRFKAYGWQYIRVEDGNDTDQIAKALEEAKKDQSKPTLIEVKTIIGFGAPNKAGKSLVHGAPLGADELKLTKEAYKWTFEEDFYVPDEVYNHFKEKVAIHGDKKEKEWNDLFSNYEKEFPELADQLKSALSDTLPQGWDNDLPVYEEGSSLASRASSGEVINSISNNLPFLIGGSADLAGSNNTMIKGGDDFTPETPEGRNIWFGVREFAMGAALNGIVLHGGLKIFGGTFFVFSDYLRPAIRLAALMGLPVTYVFTHDSIAVGEDGPTHEPVEQLASLRAMPNLSVIRPADGNETAAAWKIALESTDKPTALVLTRQNLPTIKGTKDNAYDGVSKGGYVISPTEAGTPDALLIAAGSEVGLAVEAQQELEKDGINISVVSLPAWDRFEQQSNEYKETVLPKSVKKRLAIEMGSSLGWHKYVGDEGDVLSIDTFGASAPGNKILEEYGFTVPNVVKRLKALLES; encoded by the coding sequence TTGAATACAAAATTAGATCATTTATCGATTGCTTCAATTAGAACACTATCCATTGATACAATTGAAAAAGCAAAATCAGGTCACCCCGGAATGCCAATGGGGGCTGCACCAATGGCGTATACATTGTGGACATCTTATATGAATCATAATCCCAAAAATCCAGATTGGTTTAATCGTGATCGCTTTGTTTTATCTGCAGGACATGGCTCTGCATTACTATATAGCTTATTGCATTTATCCGGCTATGACTTATCACTTGATGATCTAAAGCAATTTCGACAATGGGGAAGCAAGACACCAGGTCACCCTGAATATGGACATACTGTAGGAGTTGATGCAACCACAGGTCCTCTTGGCCAAGGGATTGCGATGGCTGTCGGAATGGCTCTTGCAGAAAAGCATTTAGCAGGTGTTTATAATAAAAATAACTATCCAATCGTTGATCATTTTACATACAGCATTTGTGGTGACGGTGATTTAATGGAAGGGGTATCGGCTGAGGCTGCTTCCCTTGCAGGACATTTGCAGTTAGGAAAATTAGTAGTGATGTATGATTCTAATGATATTTCTTTAGATGGTGATCTAGATAAATCCTTTTCCGAAAGTGTGGAGCAACGTTTTAAGGCTTATGGCTGGCAATATATCCGAGTAGAAGACGGAAATGACACAGATCAAATAGCTAAGGCTTTAGAAGAAGCAAAAAAGGATCAATCTAAACCAACATTAATTGAAGTAAAAACAATTATAGGATTTGGTGCACCAAATAAAGCTGGGAAATCACTTGTTCATGGAGCTCCCCTTGGTGCTGATGAGTTGAAGTTAACAAAAGAAGCATATAAATGGACTTTTGAGGAAGATTTCTATGTACCAGATGAAGTGTATAATCATTTTAAAGAAAAGGTTGCAATCCATGGGGATAAAAAGGAAAAAGAATGGAATGATCTTTTTTCAAATTACGAAAAAGAATTTCCAGAACTAGCTGATCAGTTAAAGTCTGCTTTATCTGATACATTACCGCAAGGCTGGGATAATGACTTACCAGTTTATGAAGAAGGTAGCAGCTTAGCAAGCCGTGCCTCATCAGGTGAAGTTATCAATAGTATTTCAAACAATCTACCATTTTTAATTGGTGGTTCTGCCGATTTAGCGGGAAGTAATAATACAATGATAAAAGGAGGAGACGATTTTACTCCAGAAACACCTGAAGGAAGAAATATTTGGTTTGGAGTTAGAGAATTTGCGATGGGAGCAGCACTTAATGGAATTGTCCTCCATGGTGGATTGAAAATTTTTGGCGGTACCTTCTTCGTTTTTTCAGATTATTTAAGACCGGCTATTCGTCTTGCTGCATTGATGGGACTGCCGGTAACATATGTATTCACCCATGATAGTATTGCAGTAGGTGAAGATGGTCCAACCCATGAGCCTGTAGAGCAATTAGCTTCCTTAAGAGCAATGCCAAATCTTTCTGTCATTCGTCCAGCCGACGGAAATGAGACAGCAGCGGCATGGAAAATTGCGTTAGAATCTACGGATAAGCCAACAGCATTAGTTTTAACTAGACAAAACTTGCCAACCATTAAAGGAACAAAGGATAATGCATATGATGGTGTATCTAAAGGTGGATATGTTATTTCTCCTACAGAAGCAGGAACACCAGATGCATTGTTAATCGCAGCAGGATCCGAAGTTGGTCTAGCAGTAGAAGCGCAGCAAGAATTAGAAAAAGACGGAATTAATATCTCTGTTGTAAGCTTACCTGCATGGGATCGGTTTGAACAGCAATCAAACGAGTATAAAGAGACAGTTCTTCCTAAATCAGTAAAGAAAAGATTAGCAATAGAAATGGGGAGCTCTCTTGGTTGGCATAAATATGTAGGGGATGAAGGAGATGTTCTTTCAATTGATACATTTGGAGCATCTGCACCTGGAAATAAAATATTAGAGGAATATGGATTTACCGTGCCCAATGTTGTAAAACGCTTAAAAGCATTGCTAGAAAGTTAA
- a CDS encoding aspartyl-phosphate phosphatase Spo0E family protein: MLKKQLLTQIELKRTELIEIAMKHGFSSSSAIICSQELDVLLNKYNEISLKKDYPNFQTSKEQWNI, from the coding sequence ATGCTAAAAAAGCAATTACTTACTCAAATCGAATTAAAGCGCACAGAGCTTATTGAAATTGCTATGAAACATGGTTTTTCATCTTCTTCAGCCATTATATGCAGTCAAGAATTGGATGTATTACTAAATAAATATAATGAAATAAGTCTAAAAAAAGACTATCCTAACTTTCAAACATCAAAAGAACAATGGAATATTTAA